Proteins co-encoded in one Oncorhynchus kisutch isolate 150728-3 linkage group LG1, Okis_V2, whole genome shotgun sequence genomic window:
- the LOC109882879 gene encoding calcium/calmodulin-dependent 3',5'-cyclic nucleotide phosphodiesterase 1B has translation MAELVRVRKKHLQMPISRLRCMVKQLEEKDVNFEDLKKNLDYTASLLEAVYIDGTRPGLDAEDDLQKLHSDGVPTEVTDWLASTFTQRARRPARRSDDKPKFRSIVHAVQAGIFVERMFRRAYTAAMPDQPAAVVNCLRDIDRWNFDVFALNTVCHDHALQTLFLELVTRYGLNSRFKIPISCLMSFLEKLEKGYSKHNNPYHSSVHAADVTQTLHCLLLRTGLVHWLTELEVLASLFAAAIHDYEHTGTTNNFHIHTKSDFAMIYNDRSVQESHHISAAFRLLQDDQSNIFMNLSREEWMELRALVIEMVLATDMSSHLVQVKAIKGCLQQHEGLDKPKALSLLLHTADISHPSKPWGLHSRWTKALMEEFFRQGDREAELGLPFSPLCDRNSTLVAESQIGFIDFIVDPTFSLLTDMAEKIVIPLVEDNPGPPDPCNRHSNLWKESSRGLQWSLAHFTSELVTFRSTWTRHTEDNKFKWKESGSNGILDQNVTKEPPTGGEELF, from the exons GCTGAGGTGTATGGTCAAACAACTGGAGGAGAAAGATGTGAACTTTGAAGATCTGAAGAAGAACTTGGACTACACAGCATCCTTACTGGAGGCAGTTTACATTGATGGGACCAG accGGGTCTGGATGCAGAGGATGACCTCCAGAAGCTGCACTCTGATGGCGTGCCCACGGAGGTCACTGATTGGCTGGCTTCAACCTTCACTCAGAGGGCCCGCCGCCCCGCCCGCCGCTCCGACGACAAACCAAAGTTCCGCAGCATCGTCCACGCAGTGCAGGCTGGGATATTCGTTGAGAG GATGTTCAGAAGGGCCTACACTGCTGCCATGCCTGACCAACCTGCAGCAGTAGTTAACTGTCTCCGG GACATCGACCGGTGGAACTTTGATGTGTTTGCTCTGAACACTGTCTGCCATGACCACGCACTACAGACCCTGTTCCTGGAGCTGGTCACACGATACGGACTCAACAGCAGATTCAAG ATCCCCATCTCCTGTCTGATGTCCTTCTTGGAGAAGCTGGAGAAAGGCTACAGTAAACATAACAACCCGTACCACAGCAGTGTCCACGCAGCCGACGTCACACAAACCCTCCACTGTCTGCTCCTCCGTACAGGACTAGTG CACTGGTTGACTGAACTGGAGGTTCTGGCGTCACTGTTTGCTGCGGCCATCCATGACTACGAACACACTGGAACTACAAACAACTTCCACATTCACACAAA GTCAGACTTTGCTATGATCTACAACGACCGGTCAGTCCAGGAGAGCCACCACATCAGTGCTGCGTTCCGTCTTCTCCAAGACGACCAGTCCAACATCTTCATGAACCTCTCCAGGGAAGAGTGGAT GGAGCTGCGAGCGCTGGTGATAGAGATGGTGTTGGCTACAGACATGTCGTCTCACCTCGTCCAGGTCAAAGCCATTAAGGGGTGTCTGCAGCAGCACGAAGG CCTAGACAAACCCAAAGCGCTGTCCCTACTACTGCACACTGCAGACATCAGCCACCCCTCCAAGCCCTGGGGTCTACACTCTCGCTGGACCAAAGCCCTCATGGAAGAGTTCTTCAGACAG GGTGACAGAGAGGCAGAACTAGGTCTTCCTTTCTCTCCACTGTGTGATCGGAACAGCACCCTAGTCGCAGAGTCACAGATAG GTTTCATAGACTTCATAGTAGACCCTACGTTCTCCCTACTGACTGACATGGCTGAGAAGATAGTCATTCCCCTGGTGGAAGACAACCCAGGCCCACCAGACCCCTGCAATCGGCATAG TAATCTGTGGAAGGAGAGTTCCAGAGGACTACAGTGGAGCCTGGCTCACTTCACCTCAGAACTGGTCACCTTCAGATCCACCTGGACACGACACACAGAAGACAACAAGTTCAAATGGAAGGAGAGCGGCTCTAATG GAATCTTGGATCAGAACGTGACGAAGGAGCCGCCGACTGGAGGAGAGGAACTGTTCTAA